The following proteins come from a genomic window of Deinococcus aerophilus:
- a CDS encoding ABC transporter ATP-binding protein produces MTVPTAPDDAYKKEFDANLTRRILRYIRPYLPFVIGGVALALLISLASPLFALIQRHAIDTYLTPLALQRQTDLDAVYRGLTLTALLYMGLKVLEFVLQYAFALAIGYLGQNVLRDIRADVFGKLQRLHLAFFDQNPVGRLITRVTSDVDAINQFITGGLVSLIQSTFVIVVYVVIMLSVNWRLALISFTVLPVLYFATNFFRTRLRDAFRNTRTQQAIVNSKLNENITGMLTVQLFGRERRSALDFEHSNRSLLIANENSVYWFSLFMPTVAILGQVAVALILYFASRQILGVGTDASGALQTGAVAGAITVGTLFAFVQLSQQLFQPIQDLADVFNNLQAAMASSERIFGVLDTEEEIADKPDARTLPNFEGRVDFEGVWFSYDQTVTAQTSDDDDRWILRGIDLSIAPGESVALVGATGAGKTSVTALVSRFYDVQRGAVKVDGSDVRDLAQHDLRKHVGVVLQDVFLFAGTIESNLTLNNTEIPHERVVEACKYVGVHDYILSLERGYQTEVRERGATLSTGQKQLLAFARALIQNPDILLVLDEATANVDTETELRIQQALVKVMSGRTSIIIAHRLSTIEHCDRIVVMRKGRIVEQGSHRELLEKGGYYARLHRLQYAQADAAD; encoded by the coding sequence ATGACCGTGCCTACGGCTCCTGACGACGCCTACAAGAAGGAATTCGACGCCAATCTGACCCGGCGCATCCTGCGCTACATCCGGCCCTACCTGCCGTTCGTGATCGGCGGCGTAGCGCTGGCGCTGCTGATCTCGCTGGCCTCACCGCTGTTCGCCCTGATCCAGCGCCACGCCATCGACACTTACCTGACGCCGCTCGCCCTGCAACGGCAGACCGATCTGGACGCGGTCTACCGGGGACTGACCCTGACGGCGCTGCTGTACATGGGCCTCAAGGTGCTGGAATTTGTGTTGCAGTACGCCTTTGCCCTGGCCATCGGCTATCTGGGCCAGAACGTGCTGCGTGACATCCGCGCCGACGTGTTCGGCAAGCTGCAACGCCTGCATCTGGCCTTTTTCGATCAGAACCCGGTGGGCCGCCTGATTACCCGCGTGACCAGCGACGTGGACGCCATCAACCAGTTCATCACCGGCGGACTGGTCAGCCTGATCCAGAGCACCTTCGTGATCGTGGTGTACGTGGTGATCATGCTCAGCGTGAACTGGCGGCTGGCGCTGATCAGCTTTACCGTGCTGCCGGTGCTGTACTTCGCCACCAACTTCTTCCGCACCCGCCTGCGCGACGCCTTTCGCAACACCCGCACGCAGCAGGCCATCGTGAACAGCAAGCTCAACGAGAACATCACCGGGATGCTGACCGTGCAGCTGTTCGGGCGCGAGCGCCGCAGCGCCCTGGATTTCGAGCACAGCAACCGCAGCCTGCTCATCGCCAACGAGAACAGCGTCTACTGGTTCTCGCTGTTCATGCCCACGGTGGCCATCCTGGGGCAGGTCGCCGTGGCACTGATCCTGTACTTCGCCTCGCGCCAGATCCTGGGTGTAGGCACCGACGCCAGCGGCGCGCTGCAGACTGGAGCGGTCGCCGGGGCAATCACGGTCGGCACGCTGTTCGCCTTCGTGCAGCTGTCCCAGCAGCTGTTTCAGCCCATTCAGGACCTGGCCGACGTGTTCAATAACCTGCAGGCCGCCATGGCGTCTTCCGAGCGGATCTTCGGGGTGCTCGACACCGAGGAGGAGATTGCCGACAAGCCGGATGCCCGGACGCTGCCGAACTTCGAGGGCCGGGTGGACTTCGAGGGGGTCTGGTTCTCCTACGACCAGACCGTGACGGCCCAGACCTCCGATGACGATGACCGCTGGATTCTGCGCGGCATTGACCTGAGCATCGCGCCGGGCGAGAGCGTGGCCCTCGTGGGCGCGACGGGCGCGGGCAAGACCAGCGTCACCGCCCTGGTCAGCCGCTTTTACGACGTGCAGCGCGGAGCCGTGAAGGTGGACGGCTCAGACGTGCGCGACCTCGCGCAGCACGACCTGCGCAAGCATGTGGGCGTGGTGTTGCAGGACGTGTTTCTGTTTGCCGGCACCATCGAGAGCAACCTGACCCTGAACAACACCGAGATTCCCCACGAACGGGTGGTCGAGGCCTGCAAGTACGTGGGCGTCCACGACTACATCCTGTCGCTGGAGCGGGGCTACCAGACCGAGGTGCGCGAGCGCGGCGCCACCCTCTCGACCGGACAGAAGCAGCTGCTCGCCTTTGCCCGCGCCCTGATCCAGAATCCCGACATCCTGCTGGTGCTCGACGAGGCCACCGCCAACGTGGACACCGAGACCGAGCTGAGGATTCAGCAGGCGCTCGTCAAGGTGATGTCCGGACGCACCTCCATCATCATCGCCCACCGCCTGAGCACCATCGAGCACTGCGACCGCATCGTGGTGATGCGCAAGGGCCGCATCGTGGAGCAGGGCAGCCACCGCGAACTGCTGGAAAAGGGCGGCTACTACGCCCGCCTGCACCGCCTGCAGTACGCCCAGGCGGACGCGGCAGACTGA
- the msrB gene encoding peptide-methionine (R)-S-oxide reductase MsrB, which translates to MTPSKYRKPSEAELRDRLTPEQYRVTQHEGTERAFTGEYWDTEDDGIYVDVVSGEPLFSSTDKYDAGCGWPSFTRPIQNVQLTENTDYKIGYARTEVRSGSADSHLGHVFPDGPQDQGGLRYCINSAALRFVPAEQLEAEGYGEYRALFQK; encoded by the coding sequence ATGACCCCTTCCAAGTACCGCAAGCCCAGCGAAGCCGAACTGCGAGACCGCCTGACCCCCGAGCAGTACCGCGTGACCCAGCACGAGGGCACCGAACGCGCCTTTACCGGCGAGTACTGGGACACCGAAGACGACGGCATCTACGTGGACGTGGTGTCGGGCGAGCCGCTGTTTTCCAGCACGGACAAGTACGACGCGGGCTGCGGCTGGCCCAGCTTCACCCGTCCGATCCAGAACGTGCAGCTCACCGAGAACACCGATTACAAGATTGGATACGCCCGCACCGAGGTGCGCTCGGGCAGCGCGGATTCTCACCTGGGCCACGTGTTTCCCGACGGCCCGCAGGACCAGGGTGGCCTGCGCTACTGCATCAATTCGGCGGCCCTGCGCTTCGTGCCGGCAGAGCAGCTGGAGGCGGAGGGCTACGGCGAATACCGCGCGCTGTTTCAGAAATAG
- a CDS encoding ABC transporter ATP-binding protein has product MHRRQYLIGLVLVVIANSVNLLPFYFIRLTIDGLTGARDADPGTAGITLTQAGLYALGIVGAAVTAGTLMLFMRRLIVVASRQTEYEVRRDIFGHLQTLDKPYYDRASTGDLMNRLTGDLSAVREMLGFGAWQIVNIVSGFATAFAVMFSLSWQLTLIVLAVLPIIVGVLTYLARLISTRHRLAQEQNSKIAGKAQENFSGARVVKGYAIEDREVAEYKAMNLELLRRNIALTKVDGPLRSFTSLLLGLAFGLILLVGGRLIIDPANAQTFTVGMFVQFVGTLERLTFPMLMVGWITGVIQRGLGSWRRLRELYDARPQVQDVPGRTDTSIRQLRGDLSFENVSVQYGDREVLSHINLSVPAGTFLGITGPTGSGKTVLGQLITRSMDPTSGVVRLDGHDVRVIPLTALHDAVAVVPQEPFLFSDTIANNIAFGIEKQELPPVPLGVSVVGLPVLPHVPQSPDPARVENAARLAGLLDDVRDFPEGFGTMLGERGVTLSGGQRQRTAVARAIVREPAILILDDSLSAVDTETERKILDGLREVSAGRTVILIAHRVSTLRHADRIVVLEEGRVTEAGSHDELLALGGHYAELERLQRLASDLDEEGGAPGDPEVAADRLAARREAIRAAQQTRQEVVK; this is encoded by the coding sequence ATGCACCGGCGGCAGTATCTGATCGGTCTGGTGCTGGTGGTCATTGCCAACAGCGTCAACCTGTTGCCGTTCTATTTCATCCGTCTGACCATCGACGGCCTGACCGGCGCCCGGGACGCCGATCCCGGCACGGCCGGCATCACCCTGACCCAGGCCGGGCTGTACGCCCTGGGCATCGTGGGCGCAGCGGTGACGGCAGGTACCCTGATGCTCTTTATGCGCCGCCTGATCGTGGTCGCCTCGCGCCAGACCGAATACGAAGTCCGGCGCGACATCTTTGGACACCTGCAGACGCTGGACAAGCCGTATTACGACCGTGCGAGCACCGGCGACCTGATGAACCGACTGACCGGCGACCTCAGCGCCGTGCGCGAAATGCTGGGCTTCGGCGCGTGGCAGATCGTGAACATCGTGTCCGGGTTTGCCACGGCCTTTGCGGTGATGTTCAGCCTGAGCTGGCAGCTGACCCTGATCGTGCTGGCGGTGCTGCCGATCATCGTGGGTGTGCTGACGTACCTCGCGCGGCTCATCAGCACCCGCCACCGGCTGGCGCAGGAGCAGAACTCCAAGATCGCGGGCAAGGCCCAGGAGAACTTCAGCGGCGCGCGGGTGGTCAAGGGATACGCCATCGAGGACCGCGAGGTCGCCGAGTACAAGGCGATGAACTTGGAACTGCTGCGGCGCAACATCGCCCTGACCAAGGTGGACGGACCGCTGCGGTCCTTTACCAGCCTGCTGCTGGGTCTGGCGTTCGGCCTGATTCTGCTTGTGGGCGGGCGGCTGATCATTGACCCGGCGAACGCACAGACCTTCACGGTGGGCATGTTCGTGCAGTTCGTGGGGACCCTGGAGCGCCTGACCTTTCCCATGCTGATGGTCGGCTGGATCACTGGAGTCATTCAGCGTGGGTTAGGCTCGTGGCGGCGGTTGCGGGAACTGTATGATGCCCGCCCGCAGGTGCAGGACGTGCCGGGCCGCACCGACACGAGCATCCGGCAGCTGCGCGGTGATCTGAGCTTTGAGAACGTGTCGGTTCAGTACGGGGACCGCGAGGTGCTGTCGCACATCAACCTCAGCGTGCCTGCCGGAACATTCCTGGGCATCACGGGACCTACCGGCAGCGGCAAGACGGTGCTGGGGCAGCTGATCACCCGCAGCATGGACCCCACCTCCGGCGTGGTGCGGCTGGACGGCCACGACGTGCGCGTGATTCCGCTGACCGCGCTGCATGACGCTGTGGCCGTCGTGCCGCAGGAGCCGTTCCTGTTCAGCGACACCATCGCCAACAACATCGCCTTCGGAATAGAAAAGCAGGAGCTGCCCCCGGTGCCGCTGGGGGTCAGTGTGGTGGGCCTGCCGGTTCTGCCGCACGTTCCCCAGAGCCCGGACCCGGCGCGGGTGGAGAACGCCGCGCGCCTCGCCGGACTTCTGGATGACGTGCGTGATTTCCCAGAGGGCTTTGGGACGATGCTGGGCGAGCGTGGCGTGACCCTCAGCGGCGGCCAGCGCCAGCGCACCGCTGTCGCGCGGGCCATCGTGCGCGAACCTGCCATCCTGATTCTGGACGACAGCCTCTCGGCGGTGGACACCGAGACCGAGCGCAAGATCCTGGACGGACTGCGTGAGGTCAGCGCGGGCCGCACCGTCATCCTAATCGCCCACCGGGTCAGCACCCTGCGCCACGCCGACCGCATCGTCGTGCTGGAAGAGGGCCGCGTGACCGAGGCGGGCAGCCACGATGAACTGCTCGCGCTGGGCGGCCACTACGCCGAACTCGAACGCCTGCAGCGCCTCGCGAGCGATCTGGACGAGGAAGGTGGAGCGCCCGGCGATCCCGAGGTGGCGGCCGACCGCTTGGCCGCACGCCGCGAAGCCATCCGCGCCGCACAACAGACCCGCCAGGAGGTGGTGAAATGA